agctataaaggaAAGCAGTTAATGAgatgctttcattttctgattattcaggaatcagtttcgaagaggcactgggtttaatgattatgtggcaattattttctgattatgcataaaatcaataccaacaacatttttaacaaaaattttaccaaacgccaaactgctttatctcacagctgattcctctcacagcaaatctgacagtgattattttcacagcacagcaatgccaaaatGGCCCTTCACTTACActcatttttgctttttaatactttttaatcaattttgttctttctcttttcctatTCTATCATTACCctacattaatttattttttacttcacttttatattatttctttttctttatacttaattttccaacttacactccatttttagcattaaaggggaaaaaaacttaatttcttactcgattaaaggaaaaaaaatactgaaaatggagtgcaagttggaaaattaagtataaagaaaaagaactaatataaaggtgaaataaaaagaaattaatgtaggggaagggtagaattggaaagagaaagaacaaaattgtttaaaaagtattaaaaagcaaaatggagtgtaagtggagaaaaggGGAGCGGGGAAATCATATCCCTTAAAAAAACTTGCTTCTGCTTTTATGACAGTTTCAGTGAAAACTCTCCATCGCCTTCAACCAACTCCCTCTGAAACAACTCTGCACAGTGCAAAAATCCTTATATTTTCAATATCTCTTTCTTCTAAGAACTCTTGCACCTTACTAGAAACAAGCTTCATCCCGGAATGGTTCGAAAAATGCTCAAGGCTACTCAAGCTTACGAAAGTGCTCCCTGTTGGAAAGAGCTATGCGGTCTTTAGGACATAGCCATCAACTATGGATgcttaaaattataatttcacaTATTTGCATTCATGATAATCATTGGATAGAAGAAACGGATAATGTGTGGttataaaatattaacaaGTATTTTGGTTTGTTCAGAAACAAAGTTGAGTTTTTGTTATCACTTTGCACTTGTATAAGTCACAATTAGATTTTTAGACTTTTATAGCTAAGATAATATCACCATGAGTTCCTAGGAAATTTCTGtgtattttttcatattttatatttatttattatgaattttggaAGTTAAATcctaagaaaataataataatttgaagaGAATGACAAGTGGCAACTGCTGAAACCCGTGCCGTCAGTGTCTATGATGGGTGTCCTTATATGACAACACCATATGTCAtttatattacttttttttgtttgttcttttttaaaacttcattgaaaaaattaattaaaaatcacaaaaaggCATCGAAaaaatgacaggacccgacccaatttccgctttgaaattcgagccaaatcctgtgcgtgtccaacacctggcgaatgtcgggcacaaaagaccttcttacccttctcgtttcaaaattcttttaaaatttcccatagacttctgccgaaaattcggcagtgtctcccctgtattttgaccaaacccaaattttttcacctgtccaacaatcaataaatctacaccaactgccagaatagaataactaagtattcaccagctccagttttccactaaaactagatatcagagcattttctataGTTTATAGGGTTTCAAGGgcttttctacaaaactctaccttacttggtggcgcggaagctatgaatggccggtggtggatcctgcgtacttctacggcctgggggcgaaaaacaggttgaaaatgtgagtggaccaaacataagattttgaaaacagtttataatcataataacccccatagtaaaaataacttgataagtaaagCTAAAGTTTACCTGGGTTTAATATAAAGTATTCCTCTAAAgatatctatatataacaATATGCATGTAGATTCGTAAAGCTGAATAATTATATGAAGAGATAAAACATGCACGTATTctgagaaaactgatataagaTGATTGAAGTCAATAGCTGCATAAAAGTGCTCAAAttactttaaaactaccacctaagtgtacccctgaaaatccgtcaattcccctggcaggtctcgggcgacacgcagtctacccaagccgcaaactggcgaaatcaggggactatgatcagcctgatccgccggcgggtctcgatgacaccaagtcgactcgagccgctctggcaagatacaggggaccgtagtcagcctgatccgcaatcctggcaggtctcggggacacagagtcagccgagccgcaattctggcaggtctcgggacaccaagtctgccgagccgcaaatcctggcactcacggtccgagcgtccccgtaactcgtgaggcaaagtcaagtgcactgacgtaactaaaatcggactggatgtccgtagacatcggtccaactctgggtaatcaccaaaaataaatgggtacaaggtggtctaattagaaaatctgataaccctctgaaatctgataaattaaTTGTAATCTCTATGCTGCTGCTATTTCGTTATGTAAAGCTCATGGTCTGCTGCTAATATAAcctcaataatatatataactcaaaatgtttaacagtataaaacatgctctAAGACATGCaagaatacttattcaagatcaaataatgaaattttcttataaaaacttatttataaaaattcgtttatataaaatcaatataaaatcatttacgtAAACTCATCTAtgtaatcatttatataacttatttatataaaatcctttatgaaagaaagtccactcacagttggtccgagctagctggacctttcgaaggtccctcctgtaggtcaactggacctctggtgcctgattatccatgaataataaattaataaactgctgaataaaaagaatttaaattaaacaccctgccccggctcctagaaatacgtgcactcatttcaagttattcatatgcccacattagcctttcagacacttagatcagttttggaagatcCGATGCttaactaagcgataaaccacTAGACCGGCTGATctgggaccccgtgggtccacggtctccgatggccaatctgggcttctctaaaggttcctcatagagaaggaaccatgttccgcgaattcggtccgaaacggacggtcggattagccgaaatcgcgttatcgcttaaaatccaaaccctagccccagggttcgggatttcggagtatccgggactccgattcgcaatccgtcgaatcctacacgatcctggaatcatgtagaccgacatatccaaaattcagtgcgatccgACAATTAGatgacactgcacccaaggatcgcgcgatatggaaaatccttttggggctcaaacggacttcgaatcgagatccgcaaaatcctacgcgctcacgacgacacgaggatctcaaaactgcccagagtTACTCCACCACCCTTACCCACgtgccgccacacgcgcgggcagatttgggtgtcctaagcgatttcgggtggtcGAAAAATCtaggaaccaagactccaaactcctatcctaggtaaaacaccccatttggagtcacttttgttcttggacataccccaaaaagtgaccagaaacagtagatcacggcggccgaagtttcggccaaatttcaagtcgaaaattgatcgttTTAGAGCtgaaatcgatcgaaacccatacatccatcagctagaacacgaaaaatagctgagaaaccataccttactcaatcgatttggtggagaattgaaggagaaaaacgagctggaagtttgaacTGGAAATCCGGCAACAATGGCGTTTTCCGGCGAGGtccggccacggcaagggCGGCGGCTGGTCAAGAAATGACggcggtcgagtggtggttcgtttggcaccggtctcggagatcggctccaagtgtggtggccggTGCGACGTCGGGAAGGCGCGGGGGTCGTGGGCTGGGGCgaaatcgggaggagagagggagaggagagagaaatgaggagagagaaggggaggaaaggataaaaatctgactttttgatcaaattaccattttgccatttgcggtattttgatcgtattttctttgtCACAACTCCGATTCTTGTCTACTCCGTGtttacggactcgtttcgccgtgctctacgcaatggcgcaaacggaatttccaaattatttcttgatcaaaaagtcaatttttcccctattaaaatatgcgagggcaaacttgtctttttgctattGTGATAAATACAtggaaatttttaatgaaactttttaaaaagtttatttagtcaatcatctattattttaacacaaaagattggaaggaaatgcattgcatagcatgtttgagtgatttaagttgattatattgcGAGCTGACAAACTCTATGACCTAAAAAATCTagagtaattaatgaaagaaaattaaacaccctctagtaatttatttatcatttttactacaatattttacactttataagTTGCATGGTAAGATGCACGAGTAACTTTATTTCACGTTATTCACTGGACATCATGACATGGTACATgttcttatatttataatttatcaaaaattgaaaaataattaaagatgtAAACCAACTTGATTTGTCATGAAAATTAAGCACTTTACcatgcttaaaaaataatagtgaagattgaaaattaactaagaacataaataaagttatccaaagaagaattaaataggaaataaagaaaatgattatagagatttaagtaattaagcaACAATTTGAAGGAGAATTTAGTAATGTAAGTACttataatgaataataaaataagcaataacattaaatggattaaataggaaagaaataaattatattaagtaattaaatatttgatCAACAATATAGAACAATaagtaattattttatattttgagaaACAACTTGGAAGAGTTATAATCTACTCATaaaaatctatttttttttattcaagtGCTTGTCtgtgttataaaataatttatatgcaTCATATCATATACTCTTTTATGGCATAAAAACTTGTATGAAACGAGGATAACATTGTTTTGCTATCCTGATGAATTACAGACTACCACATAGAAAAATTATCACGTGTGGCATAATGTGATTGACTGGTATATCAAAATAGTGTTATCCCTATTTCATGTCAGCGTTTCTCCTCATTGCAAAAGAAATGACGTTTCCAAATCCATTTCAATCCGAAGCTATTGTGTTAAgtctatttttattaaaaagtaaaaataattacaaacaaaacaagcaGGTTATGGTTCCTTATTACCACCTTAATCTTATTGTGCGTGAGACCTACGAGCGGGAAATGAGCAACTCTGCGTGAGACCTACGACGGGGAAGAGCAAACTCACGCATCCCCCTCCTATATTTATTTGCTCCTCTCCGTTTTCTTCAACCAATCAAATCAGCTCCTCCTGCTTTTTCTTGAGTTTCTCGTCCTTCCTTTTGCTCTGCTCaggtaactctctctctctctctctctctctctctctctcccggaTTTTACTTGTATGATTGAATGCTAActgttttctttatctttagcttttgaaatttgaaactagACAACAACCCATTGTCACTTGAGTGCAACTTCAATGTCGAATTTCATGGCTGCTGCAAATGCAAatgcaaattcaaatccaaatccaaacaaGTCCTTTGAGGTAAATTCGATCGATTTTTCTTTGCTgtcatgtatttattttctgagttaatttagtttgattttgtgtGATTTTTAGGTCGCGCAACCTCCAAACGACTCCATATCAAGCCTAAGTTTCAGTCCCAAGAGCAACATTCTGGTCGCCACCTCTTGGGACAACCAGGttcatgttctttttcttttcttcgttttattttttggttttttatcaGTTATAAAACCTTAGGTTCTGTTTGTTTGCTAAGAAATTTGTTTGTAGAGattttgattgaatttctgCGACCATCTTATTGAACTTGTGGTTTATGGACAACCCAGAATATAAGGCAATATGCTATGAGGTTAACATagatttttttgggtacaatCTGCTTATGTAATTCATGTTAACTGAAATAAGATAAACATGGGGcatttataatttcttttattttccgTTTTCTTTCATTCCCAACCAAATTTGTTAGGATTTAGTAATGATTGGCGGTGTTCCCTTGTTTAGGTGCGATGCTGGGAGATACACCAGAGCGGAACAAATCTTGCCAGTCAGCCCAAGGCAGCGATATCCCATGACCATCCGGTAACATATCTGATTGCACATTGTTTAGGCCAACTTGCTTTGTTTTCGATTCTCAAGCTTGATTTTGTGCCCTCTTGTATAATAATGGATACATACACATGCTGGCTTACCACAAGTCAATTATAACTTCTATCACAGCGATGGTTCGAGTTAGAAATACCTGTTCAGAATTTAAATTCTAGATCGCACTGCCTTTACTTGTAGAAGAACagaataattatattaattatggTAGGTGTGAGAACTGTTTGCAAGATCATAGGTTTCCAATGAAGACGTCAAGGAAAATTGCATGTGCAATTGTTATATGGTGCTGATTTCAAAACGAGTAAATTTACTAGTATTTTTATGCAATATTATTGAAAATGATAGAGAGTCCTTTTTGGGTAATGAAAGAACATGTGCATTTAATTTGAGACTACATGGGATCAATGTGTGTCCTTTGAGGAAATTCTGTGATAAATCTTgcaactttttctttctttctttcttgtaagCTGGTCAGAAGTTTATAATATGATTCATGACTTAGTATACACATTATAATATAATCCATCTATATAGGTTTTGTGCTCAACTTGGAAAGAGGATGGAACGACTGTGTTCTCTGGAGGTTGCGACAAGCAAGTTAAGATGTGGCCTTTGGGTGGCCAGCCAGTAACTGTTGCCATGCATGATGCACCCATTACAGAGATTGCTTGGATCCCTGAGATGAGCCTCTTAGTCACAGGAAGCTGGGACAAGACTTTGAAGTAAGTAAAACATAGCCTTTGTTCTTATGTATTTTGAGCTATCTGAAATTTATGCACCAGAAATTTGTGTGGTATTCTTtctaaaataattcatttaaGGTTATGGGAGGTAGTGCTGCTGAGAATGTTGTGCTTTGCTCTTGCCAGTCTGGCACCCTTTTtgctcatatattttcttctttgttacaAATGTTCTTATTCATCTGAGAACTAAGTTTCTTCTAGCTGTTGAtgtgttgtgttgttttgCGACCTTAACTTATTTCATAAACTGCTAAGGCTTTGTCATCTTGCCTTCATACcaagttttctgtttttatgtACGATCTTTTCTGCCTATCTTTAGGTATTGGGATGTGAGGCAGCCAAATCCAGTGCATACCCAACAACTACCTGAGCGCTGTTATGCTCTATCAGTGCGATACCCCCTAATGGTTGTTGGCACTGCAGACAGAAATCTGGTTGTTTTTAACTTGCAGAACCCACaggtaaattttatttttagggaTTATCAgttaacatttattttataaatttcatGCAACAAAAACACATTAAAAAGTAAATCAGACTAACTTATGTAGTAACTTTGTTCACTCCCTAGTTTCCAGAATTAACATTTATataggctttttttttttctctctagtttttttagtttttaattccAGTAAATCACTTTTCCACAATAAATTGCATTGGTGCTGGGATTTATTATTTGTGTGATTTGATCATCTCCATGAACGTTCTCTGTTTTGCATCTACATTTAATAATTTCCAATCACGAACAGACTGAATTCAAGAGAATTGTTTCGCCCCTAAAGTATCAAACAAGGTGTGTTGCTGCATTTCCTGATCAGCAAGGATTCTTGGTAAGTATTTTCTCTTGTGCTTGTAGTTTTCTGTTTGGGTTCTCTCTGAAAATATAGTTCTCCTCTTTTTCAAATAGCTTGCTTAGAGTGACAAACTAAAATATGGTATTCTTGCATAATTATTTCCACTGAACATGAATTCATGGTGTGCTTTGTTGTTTATATTCAATTGATTAATGTGATAATTTCTGGAGACACAAGCGAAACCTTGGTTATCTAGGGGATATAAAGAATATGAAGAATATGAGCGGTGACCAgtttatttaaaaatcttGGACTTTGACATAGAGATTATTTAATTTCGCAAAATGagattaagaaagaaaaaagagaggagaaatttaaacaaatgTTTGTTCATAGTTGATATGCCTTTTTGTCATCAGTTCTTCCGTTTGCCGCtgtactttctttttcttgactTATGTGATTGTTGAACATGATGCAAGATCATGCATATTCAGTCTTTGCTTCATAACTATTATCTTCTCTGAATAGTTAACTAATTATGATGTAACCAGGTTGGCTCTATTGAAGGGAGGGTTGGCGTACATCATCTGGatgaacaacaacaaaataaaaactttacCTTTAAGTGCCATAGAGAGGGCAGTGAGATATACTCAGTCAACTCTCTGAACTTCCATCCAGTATGATTTGTATTATTCCTTtgtctctttcctttttcatatatatatatatatatatatatatatatatacatatatacacacacattgAGAGGCTTAATAATTAGTGTTTGTATTTCTTCTGGTGGATTACCTTAAACTTATGAAACCTCTTCGTTAATTTAGTGTTCTCATGTTTCAGTATCCTGGTTAAGAAAAAATCGCAGGGATTGTTTTCAACCTTGTCATTAATAGACTATGATGTTTTTTGTAGAAGTATGGTattagtatcattggtacagcCCTCACCTTAAGATTACAGGACTTGTATATTATTCTATCTATCGTGAAGGTGTCCAATTTTATACTATCTATTGTTCAGGTTTCAGATTTTTTATATCAGTGGATTTATTGGCATATGCACGAATTTTAAAGTTTcctttaaatatatttcagTTGATTTTGTTCTATTATATGAGGTAACTTTAAGTGCATTTGGATCAGTTCTTGGTTTTACTTCAGAATTATGACTGGGAATGCCTAATTATGATATTTTCTATGATCAGTCCAAACTTTTTTTCCAGCATTCATTGCCATTTCATTATGGTTCTTGTTAGGgttgttcaaattttttttggataaatcCGTGTTTTCATGTTCTGTTACgattatttgtaattttaaagCTTATTTGTGTCCCTTGTTTCAGGTGCATCACACATTTACTACTGCTGGTTCTGATggttctttcaatttttgggATAAGGATAGCAAACAGAGACTAAAGGTTTCTCCCACatctattttctgtttcttttgtctttgtaTTATGTGCTTCTCCAATTCTCTTGTTTATATGTTCGGTCTATGGCTGATCCTATGTTATAAAGGTGCCTAATAcaacttttttcttatttttcaggCAATGTCAAGGTGCAATCAACCTATACCTTGCAGTACGTTCAACAATGATGGTTCCATATTTGCATATGCGGTAATTCTCTTTCTTCATGATTGCACAACCAATATGAAgactctctccctctctctctctctctgtactCACACACACCACCTACGCACATAAATTCACAGCCCTAACACATACCAAGGCAGACTAATCTATAGCAGTGTTTTCACAACACACTCACACATACCACCTTGCATCATGACTTCATTGATCTATAGGAATATTCTGAGTGTTCTCTTATACACTTATGCTTAAATTTCCACTAAATTAGTATCATGCTCTCCTTAAGATCATTCTCGACTATTAATATTATTGATTCATGTGACTGAGTCATTGTGTAATGTAAATTTAGAAAAAGGGAAATACCATCCTAACTTTTCTGGGTTTCCTATTTCAAATCTGGGGTCGGAAATGACTGGTAGTTGTATACATGTATACAATTCATGTTCTTCAACTGGTTTAAAGTGGTAGAAGTAGTTATGTTAGATTACATTTTGGGAAACGGAGTATGGCCAGCTAAACCTTTATGAGGAGAGGTCATTCAACTGTACGCTATTATG
The window above is part of the Prunus dulcis chromosome 1, ALMONDv2, whole genome shotgun sequence genome. Proteins encoded here:
- the LOC117615571 gene encoding protein RAE1-like isoform X1; amino-acid sequence: MSNFMAAANANANSNPNPNKSFEVAQPPNDSISSLSFSPKSNILVATSWDNQVRCWEIHQSGTNLASQPKAAISHDHPVLCSTWKEDGTTVFSGGCDKQVKMWPLGGQPVTVAMHDAPITEIAWIPEMSLLVTGSWDKTLKYWDVRQPNPVHTQQLPERCYALSVRYPLMVVGTADRNLVVFNLQNPQTEFKRIVSPLKYQTRCVAAFPDQQGFLVGSIEGRVGVHHLDEQQQNKNFTFKCHREGSEIYSVNSLNFHPVHHTFTTAGSDGSFNFWDKDSKQRLKAMSRCNQPIPCSTFNNDGSIFAYAVCYDWSKGAENHNPATAKNYIFFHLPQEAEVKSKPRVNTGGKR
- the LOC117615571 gene encoding protein RAE1-like isoform X2: MSNFMAAANANANSNPNPNKSFEVAQPPNDSISSLSFSPKSNILVATSWDNQVRCWEIHQSGTNLASQPKAAISHDHPVLCSTWKEDGTTVFSGGCDKQVKMWPLGGQPVTVAMHDAPITEIAWIPEMSLLVTGSWDKTLKYWDVRQPNPVHTQQLPERCYALSVRYPLMVVGTADRNLVVFNLQNPQTEFKRIVSPLKYQTRCVAAFPDQQGFLVHHTFTTAGSDGSFNFWDKDSKQRLKAMSRCNQPIPCSTFNNDGSIFAYAVCYDWSKGAENHNPATAKNYIFFHLPQEAEVKSKPRVNTGGKR